From Lagopus muta isolate bLagMut1 chromosome 15, bLagMut1 primary, whole genome shotgun sequence, the proteins below share one genomic window:
- the ERI2 gene encoding ERI1 exoribonuclease 2 isoform X1, which yields MATKRLARSLGMARSGRSGGVTEWRSGFGFLLVLDFESTCWRDARQRRPEIIEFPAVLLNAATGRIEAEFHAFVQPQEQPVLSEFCTALTGVTQKQVDEGVPLHICLSQFLKWLQEIQKEKKFLFISEIPSNAIPETKMCAFVTWTDWDLGVCLHYECKRKQLRKPGIFNSWIDLKATYRAFYNRKPKGLSGALQDLGLAFVGREHSGLDDSRNTARLAWRLICDGCVLKITKSLDKSCPRKNLISRTLNTNSADKTLPGSSSSLETSRDRSCKASSLAERNHSGTAGIMVNSHVQSAERATCSDCAPDMHVVSGSSSRTDFREEVRSSSTVSADRFPLLGHVQQSHSTLSPGIQQGLNSGHLMSAARYSSPVCGSGLVLVSTTISSVNTSSEDTGTHSDCLSLLADWEDVALIPKSQSEPNSDCVQSEEDSSTDILTVSEEKTIPKQSAEISSGDQSLGKTLVPTEPPGSIVYKSPDTTIYNVGMVQRQTSNLSAFKIPSAKVNAISSQSVLMRNYSVPSEVPKRKPTSPAALPPAKKQSFAIYQEKTVSSDHALPLRNLNLSKASRAVLSSTVNTNQSVTAVQNQRLTPPLCNCGRRAKRLYVSNAGPNHGKAFFCCPVGRREGSKRSCGYFKWENAFLKEKSHDITVNVDALTSLGTCSSTSGNDSNKYLFLRPSMRT from the exons ATGGCTACGAAGCGGCTGGCCAG ATCGCTGGGGATGGCGCGGAGCGGCCGGAGCGGCGGGGTGACGGAGTGGCGATCCGGATTCGGCTTCCTGCTCGTCCTCGACTTCGAGTCCACGTGCTGGCGGGACGCACGGCAACGCCGCCCCGAGATCA TTGAGTTCCCGGCCGTGCTGCTGAACGCCGCCACGGGGCGGATCGAGGCCGAGTTCCACGCCTTCGTGCAGCCGCAGGAGCAGCCCGTGCTCTCCGAGTTCTGCACGGCGCTGACCGGCGTCACGCAG AAACAAGTTGACGAAGGAGTCCCTCTGCACATCTGCTTGTCACAATTCTTGAAGTGGCTTCAGGAGAtacagaaggagaagaaatttctgtTCATCTCAGAAATCCCAAGTAATGCCATTCCAGAGACAAAGATGTGTGCTTTTGTTACTTGGACAG ACTGGGACCTGGGCGTGTGCTTGCACTACGAATGTAAGAGGAAGCAGTTGCGGAAACCTGGCATCTTCAATTCCTGGATTGATCTCAAAGCGACGTACAGG GCCTTCTATAACAGAAAACCTAAAGGGCTGAGCGGTGCTTTACAGGATTTGGGGCTGGCTTTTGTTGGACGGGAACATTCTG GGTTGGATGATTCTCGGAATACTGCTCGTCTTGCTTGGAGGCTGATTTGTGATGGGTGTGTGCTGAAGATTACTAAATCTTTGGATAAG TCCTGTCCTAGGAAGAACTTAATTTCCAGAACGCTGAATACCAACTCTGCTGACAAGACTCTGCCAGGAAGTAGCAGCAGCCTTGAAACATCCAGAGATAGATCTTGCAAGGCAAGCTCTCTGGCAGAGAGAAACCACAGTGGTACTGCTGGAATTATGGTAAATTCCCACGTACAATCTGCAGAACGGGCCACTTGCAGTGATTGCGCCCCAGACATGCATGTTGTATCTGGCAGCAGCTCAAGGACTGATTTCCGTGAGGAAGTCCGAAGCTCTTCCACAGTATCTGCTGACAGATTTCCTCTTCTTGGACACGTGCAGCAATCTCACAGTACTTTGTCACCAGGCATTCAGCAAGGACTGAACAGCGGGCATCTCATGAGCGCAGCAAGGTACAGCTCTCCAGTGTGTGGGTCAGGACTAGTACTTGTCTCCACCACCATCTCCTCAGTTAATACCTCCAGTGAGGATACAGGCACTCATTCTGATTGCTTGTCTCTGCTAGCTGACTGGGAAGATGTAGCTCTAATACCTAAATCTCAGTCTGAACCAAATTCAGACTGCGTTCAATCTGAGGAGGACTCAAGTACAGACATCTTAACTgtgtctgaagaaaaaacaattccAAAGCAATCGGCTGAGATCAGTTCAGGTGATCAAAGTTTGGGGAAAACTCTGGTACCCACAGAACCTCCTGGATCTATTGTTTACAAAAGTCCTGATACTACTATCTATAATGTAGGAATGGTACAAAGGCAGACTTCAAATCTTTCTGCCTTTAAGATCCCATCTGCAAAGGTAAATGCTATTTCTTCCCAATCAGTATTAATGAGAAATTATTCTGTTCCTTCTGAGGTTCCCAAAAGAAAGCCAACCAGTCCAGCAGCACTCCcaccagcaaaaaaacagtCTTTTGCTATCTATCAAGAGAAAACTGTGTCTTCAGATCATGCCTTACCTTTGAGAAATTTGAATTTGTCCAAAGCATCTCGCGCCGTTCTGAGCTCCACAGTCAATACAAATCAGTCTGTAACAGCTGTGCAAAATCAAAGACTAACTCCCCCTCTGTGTAACTGTGGTCGAAGGGCTAAAAGGCTCTATGTGTCAAATGCAGGTCCAAATCATGGCAAGGCTTTTTTCTGTTGTCCTGTTGGCAGGCGTGAAGGTAGTaagagaagttgtggatacTTCAAGtgggaaaatgcatttctaaaagAGAAATCTCATGATATCACCGTGAATGTAGATGCTTTGACCTCTCTTGGAACGTGCTCCAGCACTTCAGGAAATGATTCCAACAAATATTTGTTCCTCAGACCATCTATGAGAACTTGA
- the REXO5 gene encoding RNA exonuclease 5, protein MAGRSDRVNGRKRTAGRDAEGLRAGGKRSRAAMEKSSRLSAALLGEDCEISPEQLYELLQYAALGKRHNAAQPSWCHVYHQSRLAGVVVIVLHEMSQLHFYKFYLQFKHLRKVFQHRFTLPPPSANFLTSLCGEGANPNPQGTAQGLISTGVECVPESSGLQCDPIIRKYGREKRGLTSYTLTLEELKKNDYPMRDSPGCKGYMYTECDLQRTDSSPLFGLDCEMCLTARGNEVTRVSLVDAEGQCLMNELVKPESVIVNYCTRYSGVTRKMLLPVKTRLPDIQTRLKKILPHDAVLVGHSLNADLQALQMIHPSVIDTSLLFARNEGRRFKLKFLAKAVLGKEIQCQQRLGHDPAEDARAALELAQFFIKKGPAKVAELNLEMLLAAERQTEVSPNKSVMQPQQCGVQKQLNDPPHLSKPCFLACLQGMGQKPLLLGRQELDSSGLCRSDLSTSNKQILQRALEDVPLSTFSIIQFSLDPEYVASHRLAGFCEKVRNKLTDMLTIYAGPFEEDFCLKSVKKEFGRCGPIRSLTVVTETYQPYVCIQYSVLEAAQLAVESLNGAEVAGSCIKVQRPITAATLDCDVLIRELELDIENEGVIYVAGIKKSLTETDLQEEFSLLKDLETLFLPKDLQSGKHSTCCFLKFQKSRSAADALEAINGWAVRGSTLRSRHALASGHLWRWIWQMNHSSEKQRGNSLSEKMAPLSDSEQDVKKKVKKLDHHIKKLYRSLQDNTLCVVLFPGMNSVHGSQSGLGLMGIKDDGGSSAC, encoded by the exons ATGGCGGGTCGGTCCGACCGCGTGAACGGCCGCAAGCGGACCGCGGGACGGGACGCGGAGGGGCTTCGGGCGGGCGGCAAGAGGAGCAGGGCAGCGATG GAGAAGTCATCTCGCTTGTCTGCAGCGTTGCTTGGTGAGGACTGTGAGatcagcccagagcagctgtaCGAGCTTCTACAGTACGCAGCCCTGGGGAAACGCCACaatgcagcccagcccag CTGGTGCCATGTTTATCACCAAAGCCGTCTGGCTGGGGTTGTGGTTATTGTTCTGCATGAAATGAGCCAGCTCCACTTCTACAAATTCTATTTACAGTTCAAACACCTCCGAAAAGTGTTCCAGCAC agaTTCACGTTACCACCCCCTTCAGCTAACTTCCTAACCAGTCTGTGTGGTGAAGGAGCGAACCCGAATCCTCAAGGCACTGCACAAG GCTTGATTTCCACTGGTGTTGAATGTGTCCCTGAAAGCTCAGGCTTGCAATGTGATCCCATCATCCGGAAATATGGCAGAGAAAAACGAGGCCTCACGAGCTATACTCTAACTTtggaagagctgaaaaagaaCGATTATCCCATGAGAG ATTCACCAGGATGTAAGGGTTATATGTACACAGAGTGTGATCTTCAGAGGACAGACAGCAGCCCCCTCTTCGGTCTGGATTGTGAAATG TGCCTGACTGCAAGAGGGAATGAAGTCACTCGTGTCTCTTTGGTGGATGCAGAGGGGCAGTGCCTTATGAATGAGCTAGTCAAACCAGAAAGTGTGATAGTGAACTACTGCACCAG ataCTCGGGAGTCACAAGGAAAATGCTGCTTCCAGTGAAAACAAGATTGCCAGACATACAAACCAGACTGAAAAAGATACTTCCCCATGATGCAGTATTGGTGGGTCATTCTCTAAATGCTGATCTTCAGGCTTTGCAA atGATCCATCCCAGTGTTATTGATACTTCATTACTTTTTGCCAGAAATGAAGGCCGAAGATTTAAGCTAAAATTTCTAGCCAAAGCTGTTTTAGG GAAGGAGATCCAGTGCCAACAGAGGCTTGGTCACGATCCTGCAGAAGATGCTAGAGCTGCATTGGAATTGGCTCAGTTCTTTATTAAGAAAGGACCAGCAAAG GTAGCAGAACTAAACTTGGAAATGTTGCTGGCAGCTGAAAGGCAGACTGAAGTCTCACCAAACAAATCTGTGATGCAGCCACAGCAGTGTGGGGTCCAGAAGCAGCTGAATGATCCTCCACACTTATCCAAACCATG TTTTCTGGCCTGCTTGCAGGGGATGGGCCAGAAGCCCCTCCTTTTGGGTAGACAGGAACTGGACTCTTCTGGCCTTTGTCGGAGTGACCTCAGCACTTCCAACAAACAG attCTTCAGAGAGCCTTGGAAGATGTTCCCCTCTCCACATTCAGTATAATTCAGTTCAGTTTGGATCCAGAGTATGTTGCATCTCACCGTCTTGCTGGATTTTGTGAAAAG GTGAGAAACAAGCTGACTGACATGCTGACAATTTACGCAGGTCCTTTTGAAGAAGACTTTTGCCTGAAGTCTGTGAAAAAAGAATTTGGAAGGTGTGGGCCGATCAGATCCCTCACAGTGGTGACTGAAACGTACCAG CCATATGTCTGTATCCAGTACAGCGTGCTGGAAGCTGCCCAGCTTGCTGTGGAAAGCCTAAATGGAGCTGAGGTAGCAGGATCGTGCATTAAG GTTCAGAGACCCATCACTGCTGCTACACTGGACTGTGATGTTCTGATAAGGGAACTGGAACTGGATATAGAAAACGAAGGTGTGATTTATGTGGCAGGAATAAAGAAGTCATTAACAGAGACAGATTTGCAAGAAGAATTCAGTCTGTTGAAAGACCTGGAAACTCTTTTCCTGCCAAAGGATCTCCAGAGTGGAAAGCACAGCacctgctgttttctca aattccAGAAATCGCGAAGTGCGGCAGATGCCCTGGAAGCTATAAATGGCTGGGCTGTGAGGGGCAGCACGCTCAGAAGTAGGCACGCTCTTGCTTCAGGTCACCTCTGGAGATGGATTTGGCAAATGAATCACAGCAgtgaaaagcaaagaggaaacagTTTAAGTGAGAAGATGGCACCACTGTCTGACTCT GAGCAGGATgtaaagaaaaaggtgaagaagTTAGACCACCATATAAAAAAGCTTTATAGAAGTCTGCAGGATAACACCTTGTGCGTTGTTCTCTTTCCTGGAATGAACAG CGTTCATGGATCACAGTCCGGCCTTGGTCTGATGGGAATAAAAGATGACGGAGGGAGCAGTGCTTGTTAA
- the ERI2 gene encoding ERI1 exoribonuclease 2 isoform X2, translated as MARSGRSGGVTEWRSGFGFLLVLDFESTCWRDARQRRPEIIEFPAVLLNAATGRIEAEFHAFVQPQEQPVLSEFCTALTGVTQKQVDEGVPLHICLSQFLKWLQEIQKEKKFLFISEIPSNAIPETKMCAFVTWTDWDLGVCLHYECKRKQLRKPGIFNSWIDLKATYRAFYNRKPKGLSGALQDLGLAFVGREHSGLDDSRNTARLAWRLICDGCVLKITKSLDKSCPRKNLISRTLNTNSADKTLPGSSSSLETSRDRSCKASSLAERNHSGTAGIMVNSHVQSAERATCSDCAPDMHVVSGSSSRTDFREEVRSSSTVSADRFPLLGHVQQSHSTLSPGIQQGLNSGHLMSAARYSSPVCGSGLVLVSTTISSVNTSSEDTGTHSDCLSLLADWEDVALIPKSQSEPNSDCVQSEEDSSTDILTVSEEKTIPKQSAEISSGDQSLGKTLVPTEPPGSIVYKSPDTTIYNVGMVQRQTSNLSAFKIPSAKVNAISSQSVLMRNYSVPSEVPKRKPTSPAALPPAKKQSFAIYQEKTVSSDHALPLRNLNLSKASRAVLSSTVNTNQSVTAVQNQRLTPPLCNCGRRAKRLYVSNAGPNHGKAFFCCPVGRREGSKRSCGYFKWENAFLKEKSHDITVNVDALTSLGTCSSTSGNDSNKYLFLRPSMRT; from the exons ATGGCGCGGAGCGGCCGGAGCGGCGGGGTGACGGAGTGGCGATCCGGATTCGGCTTCCTGCTCGTCCTCGACTTCGAGTCCACGTGCTGGCGGGACGCACGGCAACGCCGCCCCGAGATCA TTGAGTTCCCGGCCGTGCTGCTGAACGCCGCCACGGGGCGGATCGAGGCCGAGTTCCACGCCTTCGTGCAGCCGCAGGAGCAGCCCGTGCTCTCCGAGTTCTGCACGGCGCTGACCGGCGTCACGCAG AAACAAGTTGACGAAGGAGTCCCTCTGCACATCTGCTTGTCACAATTCTTGAAGTGGCTTCAGGAGAtacagaaggagaagaaatttctgtTCATCTCAGAAATCCCAAGTAATGCCATTCCAGAGACAAAGATGTGTGCTTTTGTTACTTGGACAG ACTGGGACCTGGGCGTGTGCTTGCACTACGAATGTAAGAGGAAGCAGTTGCGGAAACCTGGCATCTTCAATTCCTGGATTGATCTCAAAGCGACGTACAGG GCCTTCTATAACAGAAAACCTAAAGGGCTGAGCGGTGCTTTACAGGATTTGGGGCTGGCTTTTGTTGGACGGGAACATTCTG GGTTGGATGATTCTCGGAATACTGCTCGTCTTGCTTGGAGGCTGATTTGTGATGGGTGTGTGCTGAAGATTACTAAATCTTTGGATAAG TCCTGTCCTAGGAAGAACTTAATTTCCAGAACGCTGAATACCAACTCTGCTGACAAGACTCTGCCAGGAAGTAGCAGCAGCCTTGAAACATCCAGAGATAGATCTTGCAAGGCAAGCTCTCTGGCAGAGAGAAACCACAGTGGTACTGCTGGAATTATGGTAAATTCCCACGTACAATCTGCAGAACGGGCCACTTGCAGTGATTGCGCCCCAGACATGCATGTTGTATCTGGCAGCAGCTCAAGGACTGATTTCCGTGAGGAAGTCCGAAGCTCTTCCACAGTATCTGCTGACAGATTTCCTCTTCTTGGACACGTGCAGCAATCTCACAGTACTTTGTCACCAGGCATTCAGCAAGGACTGAACAGCGGGCATCTCATGAGCGCAGCAAGGTACAGCTCTCCAGTGTGTGGGTCAGGACTAGTACTTGTCTCCACCACCATCTCCTCAGTTAATACCTCCAGTGAGGATACAGGCACTCATTCTGATTGCTTGTCTCTGCTAGCTGACTGGGAAGATGTAGCTCTAATACCTAAATCTCAGTCTGAACCAAATTCAGACTGCGTTCAATCTGAGGAGGACTCAAGTACAGACATCTTAACTgtgtctgaagaaaaaacaattccAAAGCAATCGGCTGAGATCAGTTCAGGTGATCAAAGTTTGGGGAAAACTCTGGTACCCACAGAACCTCCTGGATCTATTGTTTACAAAAGTCCTGATACTACTATCTATAATGTAGGAATGGTACAAAGGCAGACTTCAAATCTTTCTGCCTTTAAGATCCCATCTGCAAAGGTAAATGCTATTTCTTCCCAATCAGTATTAATGAGAAATTATTCTGTTCCTTCTGAGGTTCCCAAAAGAAAGCCAACCAGTCCAGCAGCACTCCcaccagcaaaaaaacagtCTTTTGCTATCTATCAAGAGAAAACTGTGTCTTCAGATCATGCCTTACCTTTGAGAAATTTGAATTTGTCCAAAGCATCTCGCGCCGTTCTGAGCTCCACAGTCAATACAAATCAGTCTGTAACAGCTGTGCAAAATCAAAGACTAACTCCCCCTCTGTGTAACTGTGGTCGAAGGGCTAAAAGGCTCTATGTGTCAAATGCAGGTCCAAATCATGGCAAGGCTTTTTTCTGTTGTCCTGTTGGCAGGCGTGAAGGTAGTaagagaagttgtggatacTTCAAGtgggaaaatgcatttctaaaagAGAAATCTCATGATATCACCGTGAATGTAGATGCTTTGACCTCTCTTGGAACGTGCTCCAGCACTTCAGGAAATGATTCCAACAAATATTTGTTCCTCAGACCATCTATGAGAACTTGA
- the LOC125701010 gene encoding acyl-coenzyme A synthetase ACSM3, mitochondrial-like has product MQCLLKALSIVSLHASLRRSRQLCSQSSVAQTPFSYELMKQQYRPEVPEYFNFASDVLDRWTEVEKEGKKPKNPALWWVDGDGEEVKWSFEELGLLSRKAANVLSGACSLQCGDKVLLLLPRIPEWWLLNVACMRTGTVLIPGTQQLTAKDIVYRLQKSKAKGIITDDSVASAVESVEADCQSLKFKLLVSESHREGWLSFKDLLKNAPSDHQCVTTKSQHPMAIYFTSGTTGAPKMTEHSHCSYGIGLTVNGRYWLNLTSSDIYWNTSDTGWAKAAWSIFSAWSQGACLFVHKMPQFSPPAVFESLSRFPITVFCSAPTAYRMLVQHQPPSCTFNSLRHCVSAGEPVNPEVMAEWKAWTGLDIHEGYGQTETVLVCGNFKGMEIKPGSMGKPSPGYDVKIIDENGNILPPGKEGDIAIKVKPTRPLFLFTCYTDDPEKTKATVRGDFYVTGDRGLMDEDGYFWFVGRADDVINSAGYRIGPFEVESALIEHPAVVESAVVSSPDPIRGEVVKAFVVLTPNYVSHDPEKMMKELQDHVKKATAPYKYPRKMEFVRELPKTISGKIRRNELRQKEWRRY; this is encoded by the exons ATGCAGTGTCTACTGAAGGCCCTGAGCATCGTGTCCCTGCATGCTTCCCTGAGAAGATCTCGCCAGCTTTGCAGCCAGAGCTCCGTAGCTCAAACCCCATTTAGTTACGAACTCATGAAACAGCAGTACAGACCAGAGGTGCCAGAGTACTTCAACTTTGCGAGCGATGTGCTAGACAGATGGACTGAAGTAGAAAAG gaaggaaaaaagcctaAGAACCCTGCATTGTGgtgggtggatggtgatggagAAGAGGTGAAGTGGAGCTTTGAGGAGCTGGGATTGCTGTCCAGGAAAGCAGCCAATGTACTCTCTGGTGCCTGTAGTCTGCAGTGTGGGGACAAAGTTCTACTGCTTCTGCCACGGATCCCAGAGTGGTGGCTGCTGAACGTGGCTTGCATGAGAACAG GAACCGTCCTGATtcctggcacacagcagctgacagcaaagGACATTGTGTATCGCCTACAGAAATCCAAGGCAAAGGGCATAATCACCGATGACTCTGTTGCATCAGCTGTAGAGTCAGTAGAGGCTGACTGCCAGTCTCTGAAGTTCAAGTTGCTGGTATCAGAGAGCCACCGAGAGGGATGGCTGAGCTTCAAGGATCTCCTGAA aaatgctcCATCTGATCACCAGTGCGTAACCACGAAGTCTCAACACCCCATGGCCATCTATTTTACTAGTGGGACGACGGGAGCTCCAAAAATGACAGAACATTCCCACTGCAGCTATGGTATTGGCCTCACAGTGAATGGAAG GTACTGGCTGAACCTGACCTCTTCAGATATATATTGGAATACCTCAGACACGGGCTGGGCCAAAGCAGCGTGGAGcattttttcagcatggagTCAAGGGGCATGTTTATTTGTGCATAAGATGCCGCAGTTCAGCCCGCCTGCTGTCTTTGAG AGCCTGTCAAGGTTTCCCATAACTGTCTTCTGCTCAGCCCCAACTGCCTACCGAATGCTCGTGCAGCACCAGCCGCCCAG ctGCACATTCAACAGCCTGCGGCACTGTGTGAGCGCCGGGGAGCCAGTCAACCCCGAGGTGATGGCTGAGTGGAAAGCATGGACGGGGCTGGATATCCATGAAGGCTACGGACAAACAGAAACT GTGCTGGTCTGTGGAAATTTTAAAGGAATGGAAATTAAACCTGGCTCTATGGGAAAGCCATCTCCAGGGTATGATGTCAAG attATAGATGAAAACGGTAATATTCTGCCTCCTGGAAAAGAAGGAGACATTGCCATCAAAGTAAAACCTACAAGACCACTTTTCCTCTTTACTTGCTATACT GATGatccagagaaaacaaaggcaacGGTCCGTGGGGATTTCTATGTTACTGGAGACAGGGGGCTCATGGATGAAGATGGATATTTCTGGTTTGTTGGGAGAGCTGATGACGTCATTAATTCTGCTGG ATACCGCATCGGACCATTTGAAGTAGAAAGTGCTCTAATAGAGCATCCTGCAGTGGTGGAATCAGCAGTTGTCAGCAGTCCAGACCCCATCAGGGGAGAG GTAGTGAAAGCCTTTGTTGTTTTAACGCCCAACTACGTCTCACATGATCcagaaaaaatgatgaaagagCTACAAGACCACGTTAAGAAAGCTACTGCTCCATACAAGTATCCTCGGAAA ATGGAGTTTGTTCGAGAGCTGCCAAAAACCATTAGCGGGAAGATCCGAAGAAATGAACTACGCCAGAAGGAGTGGAGGAGATATtag